DNA sequence from the Halobacterium sp. DL1 genome:
AAGTTCGCCTTCCGCTCGGCCATCGTCTTCTCGTCTTCGACAATCTGCATCGGTACGAACGTGTCCGCCGGATCGAACGTCGCGACCTGCCAGTCGAACCCCTCCTGGGCCCGTTCACTCTCGAAGGAGAGCCCCTGTTCGCGGAACGCCGCCATGCTCTCCTCGATGTCCTCGACCTCGAAGGCGATGTGGAAGAAGCCGTCGCCGTTCTCGCGCCACGTCTCGTACACCCACCCGGACTCCGTCGTCGGCGTGATGAGTTCGAAGAGAACGCTGCCGATGGGGTAGAGTGCCACGTCGAGTTCGAAGTCTCCGGTCATCTCCCGCCTGGTCAGCTGTTCGGCGCCGTACTGGCGCTCGAAGCGTTCGACCGCCTGGTCGAGGTCGCCGACCAGGAACGCCACGTGGTGGACGTCTGTGAACATACGCCACGACTGTCGTGAGTCCGCTTCAACGTATCGGCTCGCCGCGGACGCACTCGGCGAACGCCTCGCAGTCCATTCCGGGTTCGACGCCCAGCGACCGCGCGGGCGCGTTCACCGCGCTCAACTCCCCGTCCCACGTCGAACGGCCGTCGCCGATGCGGGCCGTCGTCGCGTCCACCGTCGCCGCGGGCACGTCGTGGTCGGCGAGCATCGGGAGGCGGGTCGTCCCCGCGTCTTCCTTCCCGCCGCCAGCGTCGTTGAACACCGCGCCGGCGACGTCCGTCGGTACGTAGGACTCCGTCTCGCCGGCGAGGCGCGCGCCGTGGCTACCCGTGACGACGACGCAGCCGGCGTCCAACGGTTCGATGAGCGACAGCGAGTCCATCCCCCAGACGGGCACCTCGCCGTCGGCCAGCCGGTAGCGGTTGCTCCCGAGCGACGGGACGTCCGCGGGTGGGGTGCCCTCGCGCATGCGGACCACGCAGCCGAACGTGTCGCTGCCCGGCTGACAGCCGAGCGCGGCGGCCGTCTCGTTGACGTAGCTCACCCGGCCCTCGCGCAGACAGTCCACCCCGTCGCCGATGCGCGCGGTGGCGTTGCTCACCGTCGCCGCCGCGAGCCCGACGCCGTCGAGCAGACCCAGCGATCCGATGCCAGCGAGGTCCTTCCCGACCCCCGCGTCGTTGAGGACGACGCCGCGGACGCCCGCTTTCGCCGCGAGGTAGCCCGCGTACTCGCCGCCGTGGCTGCCGGCGACCACAACGCTCCTGGACTCCCCCTCCTCGAGCTGCGTGATGCTGTCGAGCGCGCGGACGTCTGTGAGGACCATACGTTCGAACTGGGGTGGTCTTCCGATATAAAATTCTGTGTGTTGGTACCAGGCTGCGCGGTATCTCCAGTGTATTTATACGCCGCTCTACCTCCTATCGCGTAATGAGCTACATCGTTCGGATGCCGAAGCTCGGCGTAGAGATGGAGGTCGGCGAGGTCGTCGAGTGGCACGTTTCGGTCGGTGACGCCGTCGAAGAGGGCGACGTCCTGGCTGAGATCGAGTCCGAGAAGTCCGTCGCGGAGGTCGCCGCACGCGAGGACGGCGTGCTCCGCACGGTCTACCTCGACGTGAACGGTGAGGCGCCGCCGGGCGGCGCGATGGGCATCGTCGCCGGGGCGGACGAGGACATCGGCGACCTCGAGGCCGAGGTCGACGTCCCGGAAGCGGACGACGGGGAATCCGGAGACGCGGGCACCGACGAGGCGAGCGCGGACGATGGGAGCGCGACGTCGACCACCGAGCCCCCGGAAAGCGCAACCACGAGCGCCACACAACCCGCGCAGTCCAGCGGCGAGGTGAAGGCGACGCCGAAGGCGAAGAAGACCGCGGAGGAACTGGGCGTGGCGCTGGCGGCCGCCAGTGGGACAGGGCCCCAGGGAGGCATTACCGCGAGCGACGTGGAGGCGGCCGCGGCGGACACCGGTACGGCCCAGCGCACGGTCCGGGAGGAGCGCGAACTCTCCCGGATGCGCTCGACCATCGCCGACCGCCTCGGCGAGAGCTACCGCGAGGCCGTCCACGTCACCGTCGACCGCGAGGTGGACGTCGAAGCCGTCTTCGAGGCGACCGACAGCTCTGCGGGCTCGCTCACCGACGTCATCCTCCGGTGTGTCTCCGAGACGCTCGCGGAGCACCCCGAGTTCAACGCGACGTACGACGCCGACGCGGAGACGCTTACGCTCTACGAGGAGCACAACGTCGGCGTCGCCATCGACATCGAGGGCGGCCTGGTCACGCCGGTCCTCCCGGACGTCGGCGGACTGTCGGTCGCGGAGATCAACGCCGCCCGCGGCCGCGTCACCGAGCGCGTCCTCGACGGCGAGTACACGAGCGACGACCTCTCCGGAGGGACCTTCACGGTGTCGAACCTCGGCGTCTTCGGCAGCGACTCGTTCACGCCCATCATCAACCCGCCGGAGGTCGCCATCCTCGGCCTCAACCGCGTCACCGAGCGCGCCGTCCAGGTCGAGAACGGCATCGCGTTCCACCGCCACATGACGTTCAGCCTCTCCTTCGACCACCGCGTCGTCGACGGCGCGGACGCCGCGAAGTTCCTGACGACCCTGGAGTCCCACCTCGAGTCCGCCCCGGAACTCGCCGGGGAGTGAGCGGGACCGCGCTCGGCGTAGACTGACGCGGACGCACGGCTTATGCGGGTGGCCGTGCGACCGTTCTCCAGGCCTATGCCAGCACTTCTCACGGACTCGGCGGCAGTCGTCACGGGCGCGTCCAGCGGCATCGGGCGGGCCATCGCACTCCGGTTCGCCGAAGAGGGCGCCGACGTCGTCGTCGCGGACGTCGACGAGACGCCCCGCGAGGCGGACACCCCGACCCACAGGCGGATCGTCGAGACAACCGACCGGGACGCGTCGTTCGTCGAGTGCGACGTCACCGTCCCCGCGGACCTCTCGGCGGCCGTCGAGGCGGCCGAGGCGTTCGGCGGCATCGACGTGATGGTGAACAACGCCGGCATCGTCAACGTCGAGGACGTCCTCGAGGTCACGGAGGCGGAGTACGACGCTGTCATGGACGTCAACGCGAAGGGCACGTTCTTCGGCGCCCAGCGCGCCGCCCGGGCGATGGACGACGGCGGCGTCATCATCAACATGTCGAGCATCGCGGGCCTGGAGGGAACCGGCGACTACGTCACCTACTCCACGTCGAAGGGCGCGGTCCGCCTGATGACGTACTCGCTGGCCGACGCACTCGGCCCGATGGGAATCCGGGTGAACGCCATCCACCCCGGGCCAGTAGACACCGGCCTGATGCGCGAGGACCTCGGCACGGACCCCGACGCGGAGAACCCGTTCGTGCAGAACGTCCCCCGGGGGCGGATGGGCACCCCGGAGGACGTCGCGGACGCCGCCGTCTACCTCGCGAGCGACCTCGCGGACTTCGTCACTGGGTCGTCGCTCGTCGTCGACGGCGGCATGTACTCCACCCGGGGGAAACTGCTCTCCGAGTGAGTGTCGATATCACCGATTCGGCAATGCTTTTACCTCGCCACTGCCACCTTTTGGTATAGTCTCTCATGGTAAAATCGCTTGATACAGCCGAGGAGCGCCTGGAAGCGCTCCGGACGATGTTGCTCGTACGCGAGTTCGAGAACCGCGTACAGGAACGCTTTGCAGACAACGAGATTCCTGGCTTCGTTCACCTCTCTCAGGGCCAGGAGGCGGTGGCGGTCGGCGCTTGCACCGCGCTCACCGACGACGACTACATCACCAGCACGCACCGCGCACACGGACACAGCCTCGCGAAGGGTCTCGAACCCGACCGACTCCTCGCCGAACTGTACGGGAAGGAACCGGGCTACTGTGGCGGCCGCGGCGGCTCGATGCACGTCGCCGACCTCGAGAAGGGGATGCTCGGCGCACAGCCCATCGTCGGCGCGAGCGTCCCGCTGGGCACCGGTGCGGCCCTCACCGCACAGCTGACCGACGCCGACTGGACGGCGACCGTGTTCACCGGCGACGGTTCGGTCGCCGAGGGCCAGGTCCACGAGGCCATCAACCTCGCCGCGACGTGGCAGCTCCCGGTCGTCTTCGTCGTCGAGAACAACCTCTACTCGGAGGGGATGGTCTTCGACGAGCAGCACAACATCGAGGACCTCGCGGAGATGGCTGCGGCCTACGGCATCCCCGGCGAGATCGTCGACGGCCAGGACGTGACCGCGGTCTACGAGACGGTCAACGAGGCCCGCGAGCGGGCGGCCGCCGGCGACGGGCCAACGCTCGTCGAGGCGAAGACGTACCGCTACCGCGGCCACTTCGAGGGCGACGAGGAGCCCTACCGGAGCCGCGAGGAGGTCGAGGAGTGGATGGAGAACCGCGACCCCATCCAGCTCTACCGCGAGGAACTCGAGGACGCGGGCGAACTCACGCCCGAGCAGTTCGCCGAACTGGAGGACGAGGTCGCCGACGTTATGGACGAGGCGGTCCAGTTCGCGCGCGATGCCGACGAACCCGACCCGGAGGCCGCCTACGACGACGTCTTCGTCGAGCAGGCGCCCGAGGTCGAGGCGTTCCGTGACCAGATGCGGACCGACGGAGGTGAGGGCGAATGAGCGCCCAGAGCGCCGCCGAGGAGACAGAGACGATGAGCCTCCGGGAGGCAATCCGCTCGGCGCTCCGCGAGGAACTGCTCGCCGACGACGACGTGTTCATCATGGGCCAGGACGAGGAGGACGGCGGCTCCTTCGAGGTCACCGCGGGCCTCCACGACGAGTTCGGCTTCGAGCGCGTGCGGAACACGCCCATCAGCGAGGCCGCGCAGGTCGGTGCGGGCGTCGGCGCGGCCGCGACGGGGATGCGGCCAGTAGTCAACCTCAGCTTCGCCGACTTCATCGGTGTCTGTTTCGACCAGATCATGAACCAGGCGGGGAAGACCCGCTACATGTTCGGCGGCGCAAGCGAGGTGCCGCTCACCCTCCGCGCCATCGAGGGCGCAGGGCTGAACGCGGCGGCCCAGCACTCCGGCACCGTCCACTCGCTTGTCGCCCACCTCCCCGGCGT
Encoded proteins:
- a CDS encoding 3-ketoacyl-ACP reductase, whose product is MPALLTDSAAVVTGASSGIGRAIALRFAEEGADVVVADVDETPREADTPTHRRIVETTDRDASFVECDVTVPADLSAAVEAAEAFGGIDVMVNNAGIVNVEDVLEVTEAEYDAVMDVNAKGTFFGAQRAARAMDDGGVIINMSSIAGLEGTGDYVTYSTSKGAVRLMTYSLADALGPMGIRVNAIHPGPVDTGLMREDLGTDPDAENPFVQNVPRGRMGTPEDVADAAVYLASDLADFVTGSSLVVDGGMYSTRGKLLSE
- a CDS encoding hypothetical protein (phage-associated protein) — encoded protein: MGRGVERGERARAVAGRRTRNGLRGVRRVRPRRADTLKRTHDSRGVCSQTSTTWRSWSATSTRRSNASSASTAPNS
- a CDS encoding acetoin:2,6-dichlorophenolindophenol oxidoreductase subunit alpha, whose amino-acid sequence is MVKSLDTAEERLEALRTMLLVREFENRVQERFADNEIPGFVHLSQGQEAVAVGACTALTDDDYITSTHRAHGHSLAKGLEPDRLLAELYGKEPGYCGGRGGSMHVADLEKGMLGAQPIVGASVPLGTGAALTAQLTDADWTATVFTGDGSVAEGQVHEAINLAATWQLPVVFVVENNLYSEGMVFDEQHNIEDLAEMAAAYGIPGEIVDGQDVTAVYETVNEARERAAAGDGPTLVEAKTYRYRGHFEGDEEPYRSREEVEEWMENRDPIQLYREELEDAGELTPEQFAELEDEVADVMDEAVQFARDADEPDPEAAYDDVFVEQAPEVEAFRDQMRTDGGEGE
- a CDS encoding dihydrolipoyllysine acetyltransferase, translated to MSYIVRMPKLGVEMEVGEVVEWHVSVGDAVEEGDVLAEIESEKSVAEVAAREDGVLRTVYLDVNGEAPPGGAMGIVAGADEDIGDLEAEVDVPEADDGESGDAGTDEASADDGSATSTTEPPESATTSATQPAQSSGEVKATPKAKKTAEELGVALAAASGTGPQGGITASDVEAAAADTGTAQRTVREERELSRMRSTIADRLGESYREAVHVTVDREVDVEAVFEATDSSAGSLTDVILRCVSETLAEHPEFNATYDADAETLTLYEEHNVGVAIDIEGGLVTPVLPDVGGLSVAEINAARGRVTERVLDGEYTSDDLSGGTFTVSNLGVFGSDSFTPIINPPEVAILGLNRVTERAVQVENGIAFHRHMTFSLSFDHRVVDGADAAKFLTTLESHLESAPELAGE